Proteins encoded within one genomic window of Setaria italica strain Yugu1 chromosome IV, Setaria_italica_v2.0, whole genome shotgun sequence:
- the LOC101776749 gene encoding TOM1-like protein 9, producing the protein MPQSVLVERATSESLIGPDWSLNLEICDILNHDPSQAKDVVKTIKKRIGHKNSKVQLLALTLLETLIKNCGDFVHMQVAEKDILHEMVKIAKKKPDYHVKEKILILIDTWQEAFGGARARYPQYYAAYQEMLRAGAVFPQRPESSVPIYTPPQTQPLRNYPPPALRNTDYRQDAPESSSAPEVPTLSLTEIQNARGVMDVLSEMLNAIDPNNREGLRQEVIVDLVDQCRSYKRRVVQLVNSTSDEDLLSQGLSLNDDLQRVLAKHDAIAAGIAVRVEKPKALPARADSSPTNPEVTKETDQRPSKDSSSVTPFEQLALPAPPSSSGSKSHVEPAVKPNIDLLSGDDFFKPEPVHSQAIVPVSNQPAASASSSHSTLDLLDMFSDSNAINSTSQNPSMLPMPNTNPNPSAAQAYLAPQQPVPPQQPVPPQHPVPPQHPSPYSNGLNSNTLAPYDQGSNLTSASSWNGQFAHGAIPPQQSPNYGQDEQTSDLPPPPWEAQPAESEQFHASHPGGLSVPPQFGVSQPQPVQIAQPGQQVLPSQPMPTGQPGGQFQPGLGVQQQYVTPNTPYGGMFPPVQGNQPGMYPQQMAGDMYQQQMYGGQMASYGYGQQPGGYYVPNAGYAYTSANELPQRMNGLSMQDSGLYGTGSSLQQRNRPSRPEDSLFSDLVSIAKTKPSKTASNKPGDL; encoded by the exons ATGCCACAGTCGGTGCTGGTGGAGCGCGCGACGAGCGAGTCGCTCATCGGGCCTGATTGGTCGCTCAACCTCGAGATCTGCGACATCCTCAACCACGACCCCTC GCAAGCCAAAGATGTAGTGAAGACTATCAAGAAACGGATTGGACACAAGAACTCAAAGGTCCAGCTTCTTGCGTTAACG TTGCTGGAGACTTTGATTAAAAATTGTGGAGATTTTGTTCACATGCAAGTTGCTGAGAAGGATATACTTCATGAAATGGTGAAGATAGCTAAGAAGAAG CCGGACTATCATGTTAAAGAGAAGATACTAATTCTGATAGATACTTGGCAAGAAGCTTTTGGTGGTGCCCGTGCAAGATATCCACAGTATTATGCAGCATATCAAGAGATGCTG CGTGCTGGAGCTGTATTTCCTCAAAGGCCAGAGAGTTCCGTGCCAATTtatactcctccacagacacaaCCTCTAAGGAACTACCCACCTCCTGCTTTGCGCAACACTGATTATCGACAAGATGCGCCCGAATCATCTTCAGCACCAGAAGTGCCTACGTTAAG CTTGACAGAAATTCAGAATGCACGTGGGGTCATGGATGTTCTTTCAGAGATGTTGAATGCTATTGATCCTAATAACAGAGAG GGTCTAAGGCAGGAGGTAATTGTGGACCTTGTGGACCAATGCCGGTCATACAAGCGAAGAGTGGTCCAACTCGTCAATTCAACATC TGACGAGGATCTGTTGAGTCAGGGCCTTTCATTGAATGATGATTTGCAGCGTGTTTTAGCAAAACACGATGCAATTGCTGCTGGCATAGCCGTTCGGGTAGAAAAGCCAAAAGCACTCCCAGCCCGTGCTGACAGTTCTCCAACAAATCCAGAGGTGACAAAAGAGACAGATCAAAG GCCTTCTAAAGATTCCAGTAGCGTGACGCCATTTGAGCAGTTAGCACTTCCTGCACCGCCATCATCAAGTGGTTCGAAATCTCATGTAGAACCAGCTGTTAAACCTAATATTGACCTACTTAGTGGAGATGATTTTTTCAAACCAGAACCTGTTCATTCCCAAGCCATTGTTCCTGTAAGCAATCAGCCTGCAGCTTCAGCTTCTTCAAGCCACAGTACTTTAGACCTTTTAGACATGTTTTCAGATAGCAATGCTATCAATAGCACCAGCCAGAACCCTTCCATGCTGCCTATGCCAAACACAAATCCTAATCCCTCCGCAGCACAAGCCTATCTTGCTCCACAGCAACCTGTTCCACCACAGCAACCTGTTCCGCCGCAGCATCCTGTTCCACCGCAGCATCCTTCTCCATATTCTAATGGCTTAAATTCGAATACATTGGCACCCTATGATCAAGGCTCCAACTTAACCTCAGCAAGTTCATGGAATGGGCAGTTTGCTCATGGAGCGATACCACCACAACAGTCACCAAATTACG GTCAAGATGAACAAACCAGCGACCTTCCGCCACCACCCTGGGAAGCTCAGCCTGCAGAAAGCGAGCAATTCCATGCTAGCCATCCTGGTGGTTTGTCAGTTCCACCACAATTCGGAGTTAGCCAACCCCAGCCAGTTCAAATTGCCCAGCCTGGGCAGCAGGTTTTACCTTCGCAACCAATGCCAACAGGACAACCAGGAGGGCAGTTTCAGCCTGGACTAGGGGTTCAACAACAATATGTGACGCCAAATACACCATATGGAGGAATGTTTCCGCCGGTGCAGGGCAACCAACCAGGCATGTACCCCCAGCAGATGGCAGGAGACATGTATCAGCAGCAGATGTATGGTGGCCAGATGGCCAGTTATGGCTATGGTCAGCAGCCTGGTGGCTACTATGTTCCAAATGCTGGATACGCATACACCAGTGCAAACGAGCTGCCTCAGAGGATGAATGGGCTCTCGATGCAAGACAGCGGTCTGTATGGCACAGGGTCTTCCCTCCAGCAGCGCAACAGGCCAAGCAGACCAGAAGATTCACTCTTTAGTGATCTTGTTAGCATTGCCAAAACAAAGCCTAGCAAAACTGCATCAAATAAGCCTGGTGACTTGTAA